The Salmo salar chromosome ssa02, Ssal_v3.1, whole genome shotgun sequence genome segment ACATTACGTGATGTTTAAACCTTGTGGACTACATTGTGTGATGATAAAGAATGCTTCAATTAGAAGACTGTATACTTCAATTtatcaacacacatacacaccccccaGGTAAATTGACTAATTGATTTGTTAAAGTGACAAAAACATTTTACACTGATTAAATTAACCCTAAATGATAATGTGAAATGTATTAGTCTTGAATTACCCTGATTTAATTGAATAGGATCCTCAATTGTTTCCGTTTTTCTTACATTAGTACAGCAGTTTAACATTGTAGTGACTGACTGCACTTCAATAAATGGTCTTTAAATAAGAAACAACCCCAGCTCTCACCAGCAGAGGGCAGCAGTCCTGCTGTAAAATCATGTTGCCATGTCTCTGCAGGCTGTCATTCTTCTGACTTCAGCTCTGGGGTCAACCTCCTCCCACCTGAGAGAACTGAACCTGAGCTCCAATCACCCAGGAGATTctggagtgaagctgctctctgctagactggaggatccacactgtagactggagaaactcaagttaGTACAGTTACtgtaaaaatattatatttttgtAAGTACATTAAATTCTCTCATATTTGTAGCATCCACCACCTTTGACTTCTGACCAGAAACAGAAAACCAAACAGTCTTGTAATTAATGCTGTAACTGATTAACTGCAGATTGTTTGAGTTTATCTTGCTGATGTGAGAACAGTCAGGTCTTGTTATTGTTTAGAGTTCAAACTTTATCCCTCTTTTGGACTGGACTACACTTCATACAGGTTGGACTGGACTACACTTCAtacaggttggactagactacactTCATACAGGCTGGACTAGACTACACTTCATACAGGCTGGACTAGACTACACTTCATACAGGCTGGACTAGACTACACTTCATACAGGCTGGACTAGACTACACCTCATACAGGCTGGACTAGACTACACCTCATACAGGCTGGACTAGACTACACTTCATACAGGCTGGACTAGACTACACCTCATACAGGCTGGACTGGACTACACCTCATACAGGCTGGACTGGACTACACTTCATACAGGCTGGACTAGACTACACTTCATACAGGCTGGACTAGACTACACTTCATACAGGCTGGACTAGACTACACTTCATACAGGCTGGACTGGACTACACTTCATACAGACTGTGTGCCACTCACTCtgcctgttcctctgtctctcccacagTGTGGACCATAATGAAGAGTTCTGGGTTAAACCACAGCTGATGAAGAAATGTAGGGGTGTTAGTTTCAAGGAATTAATTtgtcaaatgacacacacactagctgtacCTACTGAGTGCCGCTAGCAACAACCCTACCGATTCTACTTGTAGAATCACATTGTTCGTCAGTGCCCAACAACTTGACTTTGGGCAAATCAGAGAGCACAAACCCTCAAGTGGGGCAGCCAATGGGAAAAGATGGAGTTGCtagtttccatgaaacagctgcCTGTGTTAGCTGCTGAGTTAGTGCAGtgtctttagctagctagctagctcagttGTGCTAGCTAGCAAATATTATACAAaggttaactagctagcttaacATATGGCTATGGGCTGGCACTGGCAGTATGGTATTATGGAGGGTGAATTAATTTGTTTCTTTGTCATCTTGCTAGGTAGTTATCTGGCTTTGGCCATCTGGCTAGTATCAACAAGGGCTTTCTACAAAATAGCAACATTAACGCAGATAGCTTGGAATGTAGACCATAAGCAATACGCACGGATATGCATTGCTAAACAACGCTACTGACATCTTCAggtttggagtattttaacaagGATGAGCGGCTGACGACTTTTAAGGTCTTTTGCTGTGTGAACACAAAAGACTGCTGACAttctgttcagaggtgctaagtactgtCGGCAAGCAAACGTTTGACAATACTACTGGTGTGTCTGAGCTTTAAAACACACACTGATcatggtaacagataaatgttgttgacagtgatcatgacttcagatatggacattataacagatacattttgttgacagtgatcatgactacagatatggacattataacagataaatgttgttgacagtgatcatgactacagatatggacattgtaacagataaatgttgttgactgtgatcatgactacagatatggacattataacagataaatgttgttgacagtgatcatgactacagatatggacattataacagataaatgttgttgacagtgatcatgactacagatatggacattgtaacagaaatgttgttgacagggatcatgacttcagatatggacattataacagataaatgttgttgacagtgatcatgactacagatatggacattgtaacagatgtatgttgttgacagtgatcatgacttcagatatggacattgtaacagataaatgttgttgacagtgatcatgaccagatatggacattaataatgagagagacagaaatcttgcttgtttgtaggtgaccaactacttattttccaccataatttgcaaataaattcattaaaaatcctacaatgtgattttctggactttttttctcattttgtctgtcatagctgaagtgtacctatgatgaaaattacaggcctcactCATCTTTTTacgtgggagaacttgcacaattggtggctgactaaatacttttttgccccactgtatgtatttcctgagctttcttttgTGTCCTAGATattggacagacacttcaaaaccttatggtttatttttttactgtctgtttgaccatttatgaatgtgttattcaatgcatttatatggactatagtagtaaaagacaaattcaatattttcttcaaatacctaaaggggtcctaataTTCTATCCATGGTATGACATTAAAACAATTCCAGATGTCAGATTAGTATTCTATCATTTCTCTATGTGTTTCTCTcagaatttcactgttagtcaacacctgttgtttaccaagcatgtgacaaatacaatttgattcgaCAGATACACGAACaaacgtatatacacacacacacactctctccctccagcaACTGACCAACCACATCCGGGACACGTTGCCAGGGTTACGTAGTAAACTCCAGAGCCAGCTTCTATCTCTGGAGAAAGAGGTGGAGGAATACAAGAACTTTAAACCAGACGACCCGACACGCAAGACCAAGGCCCTACTGCAGtcagtatataaacacacacacacacacaaaagcatgcACGGGCACACTCACAAGACCGCAGAGCCATGCTTCAGTTGAGAATTGTATTGATGCATCTGTGTGTTATTATTATAGTTTATCTGAGTAGGGATGCAATAACATTGACACATTGTAATTTACAACAGTAAGATTCATTGCACCCGAACATGTTCCATGAGTACCTTTCCCACTTTTCAGAGACGTATTGATCATTTGTCCtctagaggtcaacatttcattACAACGTTCATTTGATAGTACATTATCCCAATTGGCCGTCTTAAATTCCCTCCCAAACTAAAATCAAATATTTGGAATGTAACACTTCATTGGCTTTTGATTTCCACTAGGACAACCAGTAAGACGTTTCTTAGCTCATCAACGCCGTGCGACAGTGCACCAATAAGGTACCTCGCCGCATGGAGCCTGTGATGCCCTGTCATGCTAGTTCAGCCCACATGGGGGCGCCATAGAGCTAGCCTTTAATGCTACCATGCTAACCTAGGCCCCAGGGTAGCGCACCAATAAGGTGtctagggtgaagttgcccctagacactgacctggggtcagtttagcatttaccTCCACTAATCAGGTTAGGTTAAAAttaggggaggggaagctgatcctaccaatgggaaccccccccccctctcagaGAGCTTAGAGCCTGTCATGTCACTCCTGGCCACAGGGGGCGATGTAGAGCTAGCTTGTCTTGTGGTTTTCAGGGTGATGTGTGAGAGACTGTTTATGTTTCTCCTCACGTCTCTGGTTTTCCCTGAAGACAAGCTGCAGGttaacacacaagcatgcacgtggacacacacacacaccttgtaagACTTAGTGGATGTCAAACACTCATTTCATTTTCCTGAAGAATTGTGGGATGCCTACCTGCTGCTTGTATTAGTTtagtatccctccatctctcttttcctTCCCTCTTTCACTGCTcaactacctctccatctctctttgttGCTTCCAGACTCCTCCCACTTCCCTTGGAGATCCTAATAAAGTCTAAATCAAtcaatctcctctcctcctctctccctccctctctctgaatgagTAAATTACCTATGAAAGCCACACTGTTAGCTGTCCAGTTCATCATCCTACGTCTAACTTCAGGGTCACGTCCCCTAGTCTTTTGAGTGGACTTGACAATTAAATATACACGATTTTATTTTGTTTGTCGATTCATTTACTTCTGCTAGATGCCTTTTATGTGGTATTTGCGCTGAAGACCATTCAAAAAGCCTACAAAAGTTAAAACTACAAGGCTACTTCCTGGAAAATGAGATGTTTCATAGGGTATACTGTGGTCTGTATGTTTGTCATGATGTCGGTAGGACACTAGAGGGCAACAGCAGTCCACTGCAATCAGTACCATTCATCCTGGGACCGTaaccacaaagcatctcagaataGGAGttctgatctagaatcagttttgCCTGTTaggtcataatgaatcagattatagGGACAGATCccggatcagcactcctactctgaggtgTTTTGTGGATATGAGTCCTGGTCCTATACAATAAAAGAACTACACCATTCTTAAAATCAAATGTTCTGTCTTTTATTGTgtaaaaaacaacattaaaaTCACTGGCTGCCATGGCAACATGGTTAAGAATGCTCAAAGTACCACTCCCTTCTTAGTTACAATCACAGGTTGCCTCCAAATTCTCCACCCATCTCCCAATGTGTGCACTCATACACTTTTTGTTATGGTTTTAAAAAGCATTGGAATGGTGTAGTCATTGGCTGGAGGGAGTTTCAACCATTAAACCCATGACTGAGAGTGTGCAAGGCAAGTATACACTTGGGGGGGAAGGGTGGAGGATTGGGACGTAGCGAAAGCTTTAGGATCAACGGTAAACTAGGTTCTCTGTAAACTGTTTCTGTCCCCTATACCACAACTGAAGTTAGATGGACACGCTCACCCATCTACCCACACACCCACGGAAAAACACCCACAAACATACCTGTTCATCTAGATATCAGCATAGAATCTTACTGGCACATAAAACTCAGTAACACCAAAAAAAGGTGATTGGCTACCCACAACAGGTCACAAAGACATGGACCAATGAGAGGAGGACATTAGGGGTTGGGTGGGGCTTGTTCTGGTAAAATAGGAGGATCCATAGAAATTCAATTACTAGAGAGATTTAAACCCAACGTGCACTTTTGAGCAGATCACATCCTtgatgcattgtgggtaaatgATGACCGACTGACTCAGGGGCAGACTGGGACCATAAATCAGCTCTGGAATTTCTAACACACTGACCCACACACATTATTAGATATAGAAAATTCGCATTTTGTAAAAATTATATTATACAATTTTTTACAAAATGCTAATTGAGACAGGGCCACTGGGctaaaaatggaccagcccatctggcatttgcccgaAATGCCAGTCCGCCCCTTGACCCACTGATCTACAAACGATGAGTCTCTCATTCTagtgattctatttctatgggatGATCCAAAACAAATAAATTAATGAACATTAAGTCTCTCAGAGTATgagggctgatctaggatcagtttggccctttagatcataatgaatcagattacatggacaggttgGGACCTGATCCTTGATCAGCACTCCAACTCTTGGGACACTTTGTGGATACGGTCCCCCAGGGCTGCGTTCAATAAGCACAAACAGGTCGGAAAAATGTTTTCCGGGAACGCAAAAGTGAAcattcttattggacaaattgAGGCAGGACTTCCGTCACTTCTAACTGTTGTCTTGTTCTGTGTCTAATGAACACTACCCAGGGAGTAAAAGGCACTGTGTTGAGCCCAGATGGCAAAGTTGTACGgcagtgtcccaaatagcaccctattccctagatagtgcactactaggCGCGGCTGGAAGTGGtgctctagtggttagagcgttgggccagtaaccgaaaggttgctggatcgaatccccgagctgacaaggtaaaaatctgtcgttctgcccctaggTAAATCTTAActagcttgcctagttaaataaaggttcaattaaaaatgtTTAATTAAAACTTCTGACCAGAGATAGgctctagatagggaatagggtgcaattcgTGATACAGGATATTTACTCTTCTGTATCCTCCTCTGCTTCCTCGTCTTCTCTTCCCACCTTAACCCGGATTGGCTGTGAGGTGGCGGAGTGGGTGTGTCTTTATGTACAGACACGCCTCTTATCGTCAAACAGTCTGCGGACGGTATAGACCTGAGAGAGGAGGAACGGACAGTTAGACACTGAGATAATGTTACCTGAGTGACTGATTACActagtatagtgtgtgtataactagtgtgtctacaggttgtcctagtgtgtgtgtgtgtgtgtgtgtaaaatctgTGCGAGTGCGACCCCCATcataactacagacctgccaacCTTGAATCATTTTACTGAGAACCACTTGCGGTGACGGCAGCCCCGGCCCACAAGACGACGCGCGCCACCCCCACACTGCTCAAATCAAACGCACCTTTTAGCCCAATAATGATGTTTGCAGAAGACCCCCACACTGCTCAAATCAAACGTACCTTTTAGCCCAATAATGATGTTTGCAGAAGACCCCCACACTGCTCAAATCAAACGCACCTTTTAGCCCAATAATGATGTTTGCAGAAGACCCCCACACTGCTCAAATCAAACTCACCTTTTAGCCCAATAATGGCGTTGGCAGAAGACCCCCACACTGCTCAAATCAAACTCACCTTTTAGCCCAATAATGATGTTGCAGAGACCTAAATCAAACCTTAGCCCAATAATGGCGTTGGCAGAAGACCCCCACACTGCTCAAATCAAACACACCTTTTAGCCCAATAATGGCGTTGGCAGAAGACCCCCACACTGCTCAAATCAAACACACCTTTTAGCCCAATAATGGCGTTGGCAGAAGACCCCCACACTGCTctgtgattggggacactgccctgtgtagggtgctgtcttttggatgggatgttaaacaggtgtcctgactctctgaggccattaaagatcccattgcacttaatgtaagagtaggggtgttaaccctggtgtcctggctaaaatcCCAATCTGGTCTTCATGGCCACCTAaccatccccagtttacaattgtctcattcatcccctgtaactattccccaggttgttgctgtaaatgagaatgtgtgttttgtcctatatttatatttttagccCCAGCCcatgtccccacaggaggccttttggtaggccgtcactgtaaataagaatttgttcttaattgacttgcctagttaaataaaggacaaataaaatcaaactcaactctggacctcttagccagttccactgcattgttTCATTGTTCCCCTTTAATCAGGGACgggtttagacctgggacaccaggtgggtgtagTTAATGATCAGAACAGAAACCCAGccggctccggacctcgtagggtcagagttgaatacccctgctattGACGTTATGGGTGCTTGGTAATTGGCTGCTCCTCAGTAGCAAAAATATGTTAAATATGTTTAATATGCATGTCTGTTTTCAATCACGCAGTGACCTACCGCACCGCTGACCTACGGCACGCTGACCTACCGCACCGCTGACCTACCGCACCGCTGACCTACCGCACCGCTGACCTACCGCAACACAACAGGTGTTTCCTTGCAAGTGAATGAACTCACGTCTACTGCTGTTTCTGAGATCAAGCTGGGAGCTAGAGATTTCTTCCTCGCCAGAGTCCTCTGATTGGCCCAGCTTCAACTTCAAGCGGTTGAGTGAAAAACCTCAATCTGCCAACTAGAAGCATCTTTCTGCATATTTTAGGGTAGTTTTTCGTACCAGCGTACTTAGACCTGAAATGTTGTGCAGGTTGGCAGGTCTGTAACTAGGAGACTGGTACAGGACCAGAAGGAGACTCTCCACAAGTTGTCCTAGTGTGTGGCTGTGTTACCTGAGTTAGTGCGACCCCCAGCATTACAATGAGACTGGTACAGGACCAGAAGGACACTCTCCACAAGTTGTCTTCTAGCAGGTTACGGTCCCTGGCCTCAAACGCTCTCAGTACCGTCTGCATCTGACGACTTCTCTCTAACCTACGGTGTACTGAGTCTATGGACTCCtggaagaagagaggggaaggggagaggggaagggatgggaggtaggtaggaagaagagaggggaaggggagagaggagggtggggaaggggagagagaggaggaagggaggagagggggaggaggaaggagagggtgatggtgaagagagaggggagggtgggggagagaggagagaggggagggggaagggatgggaggtaggtagaagagaggtaggggagaggtaggtatgggaggtaggtaggtaggaggggaaggggaggtgggaagggatgggaggtaggtaggaagaagaggaagggggaggggaagggatgggaggtaggtaggaagaagggaagggagaaagaagagtggggaaggggagagagaggaggaagggacaggacagggggaggaggaaggagagggtgatggtgaagagaggaagagagagaggggagggtgggggagagaggagagaggggagggggaagggatgggaggtaggtaggtaggtagaaagaagagaggggaaggggagagagaggaggaagggacaggagagggggaggaggaaggagagggtgatggtgaagagaggaagagagagagggggagtttgAAAAGAGGAAAGGTACTGTGTACGTTCAGTTTTTTTCTCTCTTCAGTTACAGTGAATGTGTGGAAGACATGGTCATCCATCTAATAGCCTACTCACCCTAATGTCCTCCAGCTTGtactccaataggctctcaggctCTCCAAGCCCCGCCCACTCGTCATCCCCTCCCACGTCGCCTGGCTGTCCCTCGATGATGACCTGcatttttacacacacactttatagcatctctatttacattttattaaattagcagatgcttttatccagagtgacttacagtaaatCAAATCAACCAATTAATAAAGATATATTAATACAAATAAACCTCGAAGAAGACCATCTTCTCAGAGAAGCGGCTGAAGCTGTTGTCAAAACAGATCTGGTAGTCGCCTTCCTCCGTAGGTTCCACCCTAGAACAAAACAACCAATCAGAGGCGCTCACACAGAGAAAGCAACCAATCAGAGATGTGGGCACAAAGCCAACAGCAAACCaaaaagagagggaaggggagagagcgagGTCAAAAGACACAGGTTGATCTGAGGTTGAACTGTGACATCACAGAAGAGATGTTGTGTGAGTAGATTGGTCCAATGAGAGGCAGCGGTACTGACATGTGGACTCCGTCTGAGCGGCGGAACTCAGAGATGAGCTGGAACCCGTGAGGAGAGAGAACGGTGAAATCTACATCCATACCTGCACCGGCTATCACctggagagaggaacacacacacacacacaatcagaaaGGTACTTTTACAACAGCCATAGATATGAGTCACACTGCACGTCAGAGAGCTAGGATATGAAACATGATGTGTGTG includes the following:
- the LOC106593283 gene encoding transmembrane emp24 domain-containing protein 1, with translation MDTLRKAGRGSTTCVFIALVVATCLETIRAFGHSQDSEFTFILPAGRTECFFQTAAKNVTMEVEYQVIAGAGMDVDFTVLSPHGFQLISEFRRSDGVHMVEPTEEGDYQICFDNSFSRFSEKMVFFEVIIEGQPGDVGGDDEWAGLGEPESLLEYKLEDIRESIDSVHRRLERSRQMQTVLRAFEARDRNLLEDNLWRVSFWSCTSLIVMLGVALTQVYTVRRLFDDKRRVCT